From a single Nocardioides panacis genomic region:
- a CDS encoding family 43 glycosylhydrolase, whose translation MLCVTAALLPPSPSTAASHGRHVAPGSYTNPLAPRIPGGGTVDSCADPTVLRGQGRYSHWWYMYCTTDPLNDSETSGTGDPVFHPIPTMRSTDLVTWTYVGDALPAKPTWAASTAFMWAPDVVYSRTHHLYYLSFVVTDTNETGGGEAGCANDSAIGVATSASPTGPWRISDTPLVAPRRNTTAPCDYFWTYDPDVLGDVVDTSSVLYYGSYYGGAFGQHVTLTPDGMVRTGTARQVTLGQKTEPAVDPAKLRRATQLSTARGRAADSDRQVTIGNRYEGTNVVRHDGWYYLFASATNCCNGPLTGYSVFAGRSRGPLGPFTDREGNSLLAGRVGGTPVVSMNGNRWVGTGHNSVFRDLAGQWWTVYHAVDRGNPYFAGRPGFTKRPPLLDPVDWVRGWPMVRAGQWASDTRMPAPAAQPGQRTAYRPRAVQPDLLGTHLDDYSDDFDGSSLSARWSWVRPPDASTYGVEGGAFRFHTQDADLYVDSNTASVLTEPAPAGSYVVQTQVRLDVPDDGCCHNFLQAGLVIYGSDDAFVKLANASIWETRQTEFAKEVPSAPVGFPRYGNTVVGPPADTTWLRIVKRVTQVEDRYTAYTSQDGQHWVRGGTWTHGELGDHVRIGLVSMGGPGDFNASFDRVDVWTLR comes from the coding sequence ATGCTGTGTGTCACGGCCGCCCTGCTTCCACCCTCCCCCTCCACCGCGGCGTCGCACGGGCGACACGTCGCGCCGGGCTCCTACACGAACCCGCTCGCGCCTCGCATCCCAGGCGGCGGCACCGTCGACAGCTGTGCCGACCCGACCGTTCTCCGCGGGCAGGGTCGGTACTCCCACTGGTGGTACATGTACTGCACCACGGACCCGCTCAACGACAGCGAGACGTCCGGCACCGGAGACCCCGTGTTCCACCCCATCCCCACGATGCGCAGCACCGACCTCGTGACGTGGACCTACGTCGGTGACGCGCTCCCCGCGAAGCCCACCTGGGCCGCGAGCACCGCTTTCATGTGGGCGCCGGACGTGGTCTACAGCCGCACTCATCACCTCTACTACCTGAGCTTCGTCGTCACCGACACGAACGAGACCGGTGGCGGAGAGGCCGGGTGCGCCAACGACAGCGCGATCGGCGTCGCCACGAGTGCATCACCGACCGGTCCCTGGAGGATCAGCGACACTCCCCTGGTCGCGCCTCGCCGGAACACCACCGCGCCGTGCGACTACTTCTGGACCTACGACCCTGACGTCCTCGGAGACGTCGTCGACACCAGCAGCGTGCTCTACTACGGCAGCTACTACGGCGGAGCGTTCGGCCAACACGTCACCCTGACCCCTGACGGGATGGTGCGCACCGGAACCGCCCGCCAGGTGACGCTCGGGCAGAAGACCGAACCTGCCGTCGACCCGGCCAAGCTGCGACGAGCCACGCAGCTGTCGACCGCCCGGGGGCGCGCCGCCGACTCCGACCGGCAGGTCACGATCGGCAACCGCTACGAGGGCACCAACGTGGTGCGGCACGACGGCTGGTACTACCTGTTCGCGTCCGCCACGAACTGCTGCAACGGTCCCCTCACCGGCTACAGCGTCTTCGCCGGTCGCTCACGCGGCCCGCTCGGTCCGTTCACCGATCGCGAGGGCAACTCGCTGCTCGCCGGTCGCGTCGGCGGCACGCCCGTGGTGAGCATGAACGGCAACCGCTGGGTGGGAACCGGCCACAACTCGGTCTTCCGTGACCTGGCCGGACAGTGGTGGACGGTCTACCACGCGGTCGACCGCGGGAACCCGTACTTCGCAGGTCGACCAGGATTCACCAAGCGCCCACCCCTGCTCGACCCCGTGGACTGGGTGCGGGGCTGGCCCATGGTGCGGGCGGGGCAATGGGCCTCCGACACACGGATGCCGGCGCCGGCCGCCCAGCCCGGACAGCGCACCGCCTACAGGCCCCGTGCCGTGCAGCCCGACCTTCTCGGCACACACCTGGACGACTACTCCGACGACTTCGACGGAAGCTCGCTCTCGGCACGGTGGAGCTGGGTGCGGCCGCCGGATGCTTCGACGTACGGCGTCGAGGGCGGGGCCTTCCGCTTCCACACGCAGGACGCGGATCTCTACGTCGACAGCAACACAGCCTCGGTGTTGACCGAGCCCGCGCCCGCAGGCAGCTACGTCGTGCAGACCCAGGTGCGCCTCGACGTGCCCGACGACGGCTGCTGCCACAACTTCCTGCAGGCAGGGCTGGTGATCTACGGCTCGGACGACGCCTTCGTGAAGCTCGCGAACGCCTCCATCTGGGAGACCCGACAGACCGAGTTCGCCAAGGAGGTGCCTTCCGCCCCCGTCGGGTTCCCGCGCTACGGGAACACGGTGGTCGGGCCCCCGGCTGACACGACCTGGCTGCGGATCGTGAAGCGGGTGACCCAGGTCGAGGACCGCTACACCGCGTACACCAGCCAGGACGGGCAGCACTGGGTTCGCGGAGGTACCTGGACACACGGCGAGCTCGGTGACCACGTGCGGATCGGGCTGGTGTCGATGGGCGGCCCCGGCGACTTCAACGCCTCGTTCGACCGCGTCGACGTGTGGACGTTGCGCTGA
- a CDS encoding dihydrofolate reductase family protein, translating to MGKVVLYSSVSVDGFVADQDDQPGPLFDWLSSGDVPLDESGELKVSQTSYDYTRPYWDQIGATVVGRRVFDLTDGWDGQPPGGIDHVVVVTHRPMPESWDAEAPFHFVDGVEAAVTKAQELAGGRIVEVAAGDVGGQVLAAGLVDEVRMDVVPVVFGSGKRYFGSVDAQHLLDDPDEVIQGDRVLHLRYRVRR from the coding sequence GTGGGCAAGGTGGTCCTGTACAGCTCGGTGTCGGTGGACGGGTTCGTCGCGGACCAGGACGACCAGCCCGGACCGCTGTTCGACTGGTTGTCCAGCGGTGACGTGCCGTTGGACGAGAGCGGCGAGCTGAAGGTGTCGCAGACGTCCTATGACTACACCCGGCCGTACTGGGACCAGATCGGGGCGACAGTCGTCGGCCGCCGCGTCTTCGACCTGACGGACGGCTGGGACGGGCAGCCTCCGGGCGGGATCGACCACGTGGTCGTCGTGACGCACCGACCGATGCCCGAGAGCTGGGACGCCGAGGCACCGTTCCACTTCGTCGACGGTGTCGAGGCAGCCGTGACCAAGGCGCAGGAGCTCGCGGGTGGCCGCATCGTCGAGGTCGCCGCTGGCGACGTCGGTGGCCAGGTGCTTGCCGCGGGCCTGGTCGACGAGGTGCGCATGGACGTCGTACCCGTCGTGTTCGGGTCTGGCAAGCGCTACTTCGGGTCGGTCGACGCGCAGCACCTGTTGGACGACCCCGACGAGGTGATCCAGGGCGACCGGGTGCTTCACCTGCGCTATCGGGTGCGCCGTTGA
- a CDS encoding dihydrofolate reductase family protein, with protein MDMSVDGFVGQPDEVPAWPMSFYDDEFGAEILDLISSAGVHAMGRGAYEEMAPYWQSSTDPFAKPMNEIPKAVFSRTLTQADWPESTIYRDLESGMADLKAQQGAPILTYGGATFAQELTRLGLVDEYRINVHPIAFGHGYRLFGGPVDLVLQDVRRFGAGSVAYTYVPS; from the coding sequence ATGGACATGTCCGTGGACGGCTTCGTCGGGCAGCCCGACGAGGTGCCGGCGTGGCCGATGAGCTTCTACGACGACGAGTTCGGTGCCGAGATCCTCGACCTGATCAGCAGTGCGGGCGTGCACGCGATGGGCCGCGGAGCCTACGAGGAGATGGCGCCGTACTGGCAGTCCTCGACCGACCCCTTCGCGAAGCCCATGAACGAGATCCCCAAGGCGGTCTTCTCGCGAACGTTGACCCAGGCGGACTGGCCCGAGTCGACCATCTATCGCGACCTCGAGAGCGGCATGGCCGACCTCAAGGCGCAACAGGGCGCGCCGATCCTCACCTACGGCGGCGCCACCTTCGCCCAGGAGCTGACGCGACTCGGCCTCGTCGACGAGTACCGCATCAACGTCCACCCGATCGCCTTCGGCCACGGCTACCGACTCTTCGGAGGACCGGTGGACCTCGTGCTGCAGGACGTGCGCCGGTTCGGCGCCGGCTCCGTGGCCTACACCTACGTCCCCAGCTGA
- a CDS encoding aminoglycoside phosphotransferase family protein: protein MVEPIGVSAANGAASGVRLLGESDWAWRRRGPTPRAVRAFGLRERGLSRLPGGAGYVWTDGRVVVKPVGCVAEHDWVCGVYAAWDSDCVRVPEPVLPSGDHGSWSVDGWGAHVFLPGRDVELLGELAEVKEASDAFHQSVKDLSRPDFMNDRDDPWAYGDRLAWEGAVPVADGDTLDLIRCLTDHLAPVDDRDQVVHGDVLPNVLVADGLPPAVIDWPPYFRPAGTANAVAVTDALTFRGGSPSLLDEWETGDDWNQLLVRALLYRLGPTGLFAARNRLMGSLVTHVERVRPVVAAVLSR, encoded by the coding sequence ATGGTCGAGCCGATCGGCGTCAGCGCCGCCAACGGGGCAGCGAGCGGGGTGCGGCTGCTCGGCGAGTCCGACTGGGCGTGGCGTCGGCGCGGCCCCACTCCTCGCGCAGTCCGGGCCTTCGGTCTTCGTGAACGCGGGCTGAGTCGGCTGCCCGGCGGAGCCGGATACGTCTGGACCGACGGTCGCGTGGTGGTCAAACCAGTCGGCTGCGTCGCTGAGCACGACTGGGTGTGCGGGGTCTACGCCGCCTGGGACAGCGACTGCGTTCGGGTGCCGGAGCCGGTGCTGCCGAGCGGGGACCACGGGTCGTGGTCGGTGGACGGGTGGGGAGCGCACGTGTTCCTCCCGGGCCGCGACGTCGAGCTGCTCGGCGAGCTGGCCGAGGTCAAGGAGGCCAGCGACGCGTTCCACCAGAGCGTCAAGGACCTGTCGCGACCGGACTTCATGAACGACCGCGACGACCCGTGGGCCTACGGGGACCGCTTGGCGTGGGAGGGGGCAGTCCCTGTCGCCGACGGGGACACCCTCGACCTCATCCGCTGCCTGACCGACCACTTGGCTCCAGTCGATGACCGGGACCAGGTGGTCCACGGCGACGTCCTGCCCAACGTTCTGGTGGCGGACGGACTCCCACCGGCCGTCATCGACTGGCCTCCCTACTTCAGGCCGGCCGGGACGGCGAACGCGGTGGCCGTCACCGATGCGCTCACCTTCCGCGGCGGATCTCCTTCGCTTCTCGACGAGTGGGAGACGGGCGACGACTGGAACCAGCTGCTCGTGCGCGCCCTGCTCTACCGCCTGGGCCCGACGGGACTCTTCGCCGCCCGCAACCGGCTCATGGGCAGTCTCGTCACGCACGTCGAGCGGGTACGACCAGTCGTGGCAGCCGTCCTGTCACGATGA
- a CDS encoding GNAT family N-acetyltransferase, with product MATDSSYTIAPLSPETWSAFDALVQRHNGIFGGCWCIWFHPDGPERGQGAEANRALKKAYVEQGKAHAALVMVGDEAIAWAEYGTPVELPTLHHRKGYDATKTVDPDYRITCVFVDKRHRRQGVTALAITGALELIAQAGGGRVESYPHDLTDQTKKMSSSFLYNGTRRLYERLGFTYDRPKGLKNCVMVKTVDPA from the coding sequence ATGGCTACCGACTCGTCGTACACCATCGCGCCGCTCAGCCCCGAGACCTGGTCCGCCTTCGATGCGCTGGTGCAGCGCCACAACGGCATCTTCGGGGGCTGCTGGTGCATCTGGTTCCACCCTGACGGTCCCGAGCGCGGCCAGGGCGCGGAGGCCAACCGGGCGCTGAAGAAGGCCTATGTCGAGCAGGGCAAGGCGCACGCTGCCCTGGTGATGGTCGGCGACGAGGCCATCGCGTGGGCTGAGTACGGCACCCCGGTGGAGTTGCCCACCCTCCACCACCGCAAGGGGTACGACGCCACCAAGACCGTGGATCCCGACTACCGGATCACCTGCGTCTTCGTCGACAAGCGCCACCGGCGGCAGGGGGTGACGGCGCTGGCGATCACAGGTGCGCTCGAGCTGATCGCGCAGGCCGGCGGCGGGCGGGTCGAGAGCTACCCGCACGACCTGACCGACCAGACCAAGAAGATGTCGTCGTCGTTCCTCTACAACGGCACCCGCCGACTCTACGAGCGGCTCGGCTTCACCTACGACCGGCCCAAGGGGCTGAAGAACTGCGTCATGGTCAAGACGGTCGATCCCGCATGA
- a CDS encoding 4a-hydroxytetrahydrobiopterin dehydratase has protein sequence MDMLKGEQIAEANLADWRKLAQGLHARYVIDDFGAGARFLAAVGEAGDALGHHPRAAIGQGYVDLKLVSGDAIYRDGEGTEHVVEWVTQQDVDLARRITEIAADHEVDADPASVSDIELGLDTARSATIAPVWAALLTGSAEAQGHGTPSDEIRDATRRVPNLWFGDAEEHGATGQRFHIEVYVAPEVAGQRIAAAVAAGGTVVDDSDAPSLTVIADQDGNRGVVCVDASAAPKE, from the coding sequence ATGGACATGCTCAAGGGCGAACAGATCGCCGAGGCCAACCTGGCCGACTGGCGCAAGCTGGCTCAGGGACTCCACGCCCGCTACGTGATCGACGACTTCGGCGCCGGCGCACGGTTCCTCGCCGCGGTGGGCGAGGCGGGCGACGCGCTCGGCCACCACCCGCGCGCGGCGATCGGCCAGGGGTACGTCGACCTCAAGCTGGTCAGCGGCGACGCCATCTACCGCGACGGCGAGGGCACCGAACACGTGGTGGAATGGGTGACCCAGCAGGACGTCGACCTCGCGCGGCGGATCACCGAGATCGCCGCCGACCACGAGGTCGATGCCGACCCGGCCTCGGTCAGCGACATCGAGCTCGGCCTCGACACGGCGCGCTCCGCGACCATCGCTCCGGTGTGGGCGGCCCTGCTGACGGGGAGCGCCGAGGCCCAGGGCCACGGCACCCCCAGCGACGAGATCCGGGATGCCACCCGACGGGTGCCGAACCTGTGGTTCGGGGACGCCGAGGAGCACGGAGCCACGGGGCAGCGGTTCCACATCGAGGTCTACGTCGCGCCCGAGGTCGCCGGGCAACGGATCGCCGCTGCCGTCGCCGCGGGTGGGACCGTCGTCGATGACAGCGACGCGCCCTCGCTCACCGTGATCGCCGACCAGGACGGCAACCGGGGAGTCGTCTGCGTCGACGCGTCCGCTGCGCCGAAGGAGTGA
- a CDS encoding alkaline phosphatase family protein translates to MRGGMRGVLALALALVLVACASNGSSSPKSPSAASSQASTASSTPPAAMSSPSTGSRVSSRRVVTKLLVFIEENHSLDQMRTQMPYAFGLAKRYGYATDYFALSHPSLPNYVQIAGGQTQGVVDDSDPSTYPLSGHSVFGQAIARGRTAGVFADGMTQPCAPQDEGTEGQDEYVVHHNPWVYFRAEHADCVRYDLPVAALDAAISTGRLPNAGMVVPNQCHNAHDCSLAQADAWFAGYMRKIFAGPDWRSGHLAVVLTADEDDHSQDNKILTVVVHPSQHAHVVHVRLDHYSLTRLYEDVVHAPHLFHAAGAASMSRAFGLPLG, encoded by the coding sequence ATGCGTGGTGGGATGCGAGGCGTGCTCGCGCTGGCGCTGGCGCTGGTGCTCGTGGCGTGCGCGAGCAACGGGTCGTCGTCTCCGAAGTCGCCGTCCGCGGCGTCGAGCCAGGCGTCCACGGCGTCGTCCACGCCGCCGGCCGCGATGTCGTCCCCGTCCACCGGGTCGCGGGTCAGCTCCCGGCGGGTGGTCACCAAGCTGCTGGTGTTCATCGAGGAGAACCACTCGCTCGACCAGATGCGCACGCAGATGCCGTACGCGTTCGGGCTGGCGAAGCGGTACGGGTACGCAACGGACTACTTCGCCCTGTCGCACCCGTCGTTGCCCAACTACGTGCAGATCGCGGGCGGGCAGACCCAGGGCGTCGTCGACGACTCCGACCCGTCGACGTACCCGTTGTCGGGCCACTCGGTGTTCGGGCAGGCGATCGCGCGGGGCCGGACCGCCGGGGTCTTCGCGGACGGCATGACCCAGCCGTGCGCTCCGCAGGACGAGGGGACCGAAGGACAAGACGAGTACGTCGTCCACCACAACCCGTGGGTCTACTTCCGCGCCGAGCACGCGGACTGCGTGCGCTACGACCTGCCGGTGGCGGCGCTGGACGCCGCCATCAGCACCGGCCGCCTGCCGAACGCCGGCATGGTGGTCCCGAACCAGTGCCACAACGCCCACGACTGCAGCCTGGCGCAGGCCGACGCCTGGTTCGCGGGGTACATGCGGAAGATCTTCGCCGGCCCGGACTGGAGGTCTGGACACCTGGCGGTGGTGCTGACCGCGGACGAGGACGACCACTCGCAGGACAACAAGATCCTGACGGTCGTGGTGCATCCCAGCCAGCACGCGCACGTCGTCCACGTACGGCTCGACCACTACTCGCTGACCCGGCTGTACGAGGACGTCGTCCACGCGCCGCACCTGTTCCACGCGGCAGGCGCCGCCTCGATGTCCAGGGCCTTCGGGCTGCCCCTGGGCTGA
- a CDS encoding PP2C family protein-serine/threonine phosphatase, giving the protein MRSDRFAPAVGAGLATFWLAVLVILDVAVDGSSVVLSPLFALAPLIACAVLPVRTTAVFAAATVTAVVVSGFWDGTWGLGQHTVRIVDVLLISGAAVVVAWVRVRRERQLARVEAIAEVAQRAVLPTLPTHVGEVSLGARYQSAARDALVGGDLYDFYSSEGRVRMLVGDVRGKGVGAVEQAARVIRAFRQAAGTKATLQALAEDMSAYLAPFFDDEEFVTAVLVDVSDPAEVSVVSCGHPPALLVRSGGSSVLEGPVGLPLGLGDTYEAFTVPWEHGDRLLLYTDGLSEARDEHGTFPELSGLAPLIGVGTVDAALDAVLDAVRRHVAGGRLGDDLAVMLLENTAGTPPAQVATVHADIRVSSQKTPR; this is encoded by the coding sequence ATGCGCAGCGACCGATTCGCACCGGCTGTCGGCGCCGGACTCGCGACGTTCTGGCTGGCCGTCCTGGTCATCCTGGACGTGGCCGTCGACGGCTCCTCGGTCGTCCTCTCGCCGCTGTTCGCGTTGGCGCCGCTGATCGCCTGCGCAGTGCTCCCCGTCCGGACCACGGCCGTGTTCGCCGCAGCCACCGTGACGGCGGTGGTCGTCTCCGGCTTCTGGGACGGCACGTGGGGCCTCGGGCAGCACACCGTCCGCATCGTCGACGTCCTGCTCATCAGTGGCGCGGCTGTCGTGGTCGCATGGGTGCGCGTGCGCCGAGAGCGACAGCTGGCCAGGGTCGAGGCGATCGCCGAGGTGGCCCAGCGAGCCGTTCTCCCCACCCTTCCGACGCACGTGGGAGAGGTGTCCCTGGGTGCTCGGTACCAGTCCGCGGCGCGCGATGCACTCGTCGGGGGAGACCTCTACGACTTCTACAGCTCCGAGGGGCGCGTTCGGATGCTGGTCGGGGACGTACGGGGCAAAGGTGTCGGCGCGGTCGAACAGGCAGCGCGCGTCATCCGTGCGTTCCGGCAGGCGGCCGGGACCAAAGCCACCCTCCAGGCGCTCGCGGAAGACATGAGCGCGTACCTGGCGCCGTTCTTCGACGACGAGGAGTTCGTCACCGCCGTGCTGGTAGACGTGTCGGACCCCGCCGAGGTCTCCGTGGTCAGCTGCGGTCATCCACCAGCCCTCCTCGTCCGGTCCGGGGGTTCGTCGGTCCTGGAGGGGCCCGTCGGGCTGCCCCTCGGTCTGGGAGACACCTACGAGGCGTTCACCGTGCCGTGGGAACACGGTGACCGGCTCCTGCTCTACACCGACGGTCTCAGCGAGGCGCGCGACGAGCACGGCACGTTCCCGGAGCTGTCCGGCCTGGCGCCGCTGATCGGCGTCGGGACCGTCGACGCGGCCCTCGACGCGGTGCTGGACGCTGTGCGCCGGCACGTCGCTGGTGGCCGCCTGGGCGACGACCTGGCCGTGATGCTGCTCGAGAACACCGCCGGCACCCCACCTGCACAGGTGGCCACCGTCCACGCCGACATTCGCGTGAGTTCGCAGAAGACGCCCAGGTGA
- a CDS encoding serine hydrolase domain-containing protein, which translates to MPNATEPGVAEGFGAVADAFHQNFTDPGDDAAAVTVLHRGRTVADLWAGTDVVHQRPMPADGLMMVASCSKGITATVLAVLVERGVLDPEEPVAACWPEFAAGGKDRVTLAMVASHTAGLPYPPLGTGLSGLDLHRGDAVTRALAGATPLWEPGTAMAYHPVTYGTLLDEIVRRATGSSIAHHVRTLIADPLGVDMWMGLPEALTSRVVPGCWEPVAPSSLDDDDVPPPGSYAALRPAFLAENPPMDPDYSDPVQVRTHYAAERPAVGAITDARSLATMYAALLGPVEGVRLVEDRTRRSMTVPRTDDVETLVESGTAGPDIRFGVGYQLASPSMPGFGPESFGHTGAGGRLGIADPEHEIGFGYVTSRMRDIGPHGDPRWQALVDAVRRCI; encoded by the coding sequence ATGCCGAACGCAACCGAGCCAGGAGTCGCGGAGGGGTTCGGAGCGGTCGCCGACGCCTTCCACCAGAACTTCACCGACCCGGGCGACGACGCCGCCGCTGTGACCGTCCTCCACCGCGGCCGCACGGTGGCGGACCTGTGGGCCGGCACGGACGTCGTGCACCAGAGGCCGATGCCCGCGGACGGCCTCATGATGGTCGCGTCCTGCAGCAAGGGGATCACCGCCACGGTGCTCGCCGTCCTCGTCGAGCGCGGCGTCCTCGACCCTGAGGAGCCGGTCGCTGCCTGCTGGCCGGAGTTCGCGGCCGGCGGCAAGGACCGGGTCACGCTCGCGATGGTCGCCTCGCACACGGCCGGGCTGCCGTACCCGCCTCTGGGGACCGGTCTAAGCGGCCTGGACCTGCACCGCGGTGACGCCGTGACGCGGGCGCTGGCCGGAGCGACGCCGCTGTGGGAGCCCGGGACGGCGATGGCCTACCACCCGGTCACGTACGGGACGCTGCTGGACGAGATCGTCCGTCGGGCCACCGGGTCGTCCATCGCCCACCACGTCCGGACCCTGATCGCCGATCCGCTCGGTGTGGACATGTGGATGGGACTCCCGGAGGCCCTCACGTCTCGGGTGGTGCCGGGCTGCTGGGAGCCGGTCGCGCCGTCGAGCCTGGACGACGACGACGTACCCCCGCCCGGGTCGTACGCCGCGCTGCGCCCGGCCTTCCTCGCCGAGAACCCGCCCATGGACCCGGACTACTCCGACCCGGTGCAGGTCCGGACGCACTACGCGGCAGAGCGCCCGGCGGTCGGGGCGATCACCGACGCGCGCTCCCTGGCCACCATGTACGCCGCCCTGCTCGGACCGGTCGAGGGGGTCCGGCTGGTCGAGGACCGGACCCGGAGGTCGATGACCGTCCCTCGGACCGACGACGTCGAGACCCTGGTCGAGAGTGGCACGGCCGGACCGGACATCCGCTTCGGCGTGGGCTACCAGCTGGCCTCGCCCAGCATGCCGGGCTTCGGACCGGAATCGTTCGGGCACACCGGCGCCGGGGGGCGGCTGGGCATCGCGGACCCCGAGCACGAGATCGGCTTCGGCTACGTCACCAGCCGGATGCGCGACATCGGCCCGCACGGCGACCCGCGCTGGCAGGCGCTGGTCGACGCCGTGCGCCGGTGCATCTGA
- a CDS encoding DUF480 domain-containing protein, translating into MIDLPVLEPEEQRILGSLLEKQSTVPASYPLTANALRAACNQTSNREPVVEYDEQAVAHTARALKERGLLRIVWSDTGRRTLKYHQVLDERLELEPDERAVLTVLLLRGPQTPGELRSRTERLHPFADRGQVEVCLHRMAGRAQPLVRRLERQPGQQDRRWVHLLGTAPQATSSVPAPVDREAVITGGADARDTRVLSSYDAVATAYADQMIDELRGLAFETWLLDRVVVHADGRPVVEVGSGPGHVTAYLADGGADATGIDLSPSMVTEARRRFPGRRFEVGDLRRLGRPTSSPGWAAVLGWYSLIHLAASELPQAVAALVRPLAPGGWLVLGLHAGTEVRHLDEWFGQEVDLDFVLHEPAWVAGVVETAGLVDVEWYLRGPLAARGETTQRLYVVGRTAT; encoded by the coding sequence GTGATCGATCTTCCTGTCCTGGAACCCGAGGAGCAGCGCATCCTCGGCAGCCTGCTGGAGAAGCAGTCCACCGTGCCGGCCTCGTATCCCCTCACCGCCAACGCGTTGCGGGCCGCTTGCAACCAGACCAGCAACCGGGAGCCGGTGGTGGAGTACGACGAGCAGGCCGTCGCGCACACCGCACGGGCGTTGAAGGAGCGGGGGCTGCTGCGGATCGTGTGGTCCGACACCGGTCGGCGGACGCTGAAGTACCACCAGGTCCTCGACGAGCGGCTGGAGCTCGAGCCGGACGAGCGAGCCGTCCTGACCGTGCTGTTGCTGCGGGGCCCGCAGACGCCCGGCGAGCTGCGGTCCCGCACCGAGCGGTTGCACCCGTTCGCCGACCGGGGCCAGGTCGAGGTGTGTCTGCACCGGATGGCCGGCCGGGCTCAGCCTCTGGTGCGCAGGCTCGAACGGCAGCCCGGGCAGCAGGACCGGCGCTGGGTCCACCTCCTGGGAACGGCCCCGCAGGCGACCTCGTCCGTGCCGGCTCCGGTCGATCGCGAGGCCGTGATCACGGGTGGCGCGGACGCGCGTGACACCCGCGTGCTGTCGTCGTACGACGCCGTCGCCACCGCCTATGCCGACCAGATGATCGACGAGCTGCGCGGACTGGCGTTCGAGACCTGGCTGCTGGACCGCGTGGTGGTGCACGCGGACGGGAGACCGGTCGTGGAGGTCGGCTCGGGACCGGGGCACGTCACGGCGTACCTGGCCGACGGCGGCGCCGACGCGACGGGGATCGACCTGTCGCCCTCGATGGTGACCGAGGCGCGCCGACGCTTCCCCGGCCGACGCTTCGAGGTCGGCGACTTGCGGCGACTCGGCCGCCCCACCAGCAGCCCGGGATGGGCAGCGGTTCTGGGGTGGTACTCACTCATCCACCTGGCGGCCTCCGAGCTGCCCCAGGCGGTCGCGGCCCTGGTGCGCCCCCTGGCCCCCGGAGGCTGGCTGGTCCTCGGCCTGCACGCCGGGACCGAGGTCCGCCACCTCGACGAGTGGTTCGGCCAGGAGGTCGACCTCGACTTCGTCCTGCACGAGCCAGCCTGGGTGGCCGGGGTGGTGGAGACCGCCGGCCTCGTCGACGTGGAGTGGTACCTGCGCGGGCCTCTGGCCGCCAGGGGCGAGACGACGCAGCGGCTGTACGTCGTCGGTCGCACGGCGACGTAA